From a region of the Hymenobacter jejuensis genome:
- a CDS encoding MFS transporter small subunit: MEPKVDPVVSEEPTSGLALAISWLFVGVPLLWGVSQTFIKALALFQ, translated from the coding sequence ATGGAACCGAAAGTAGATCCCGTTGTGTCGGAGGAGCCAACCTCAGGGCTGGCGCTGGCCATTTCGTGGCTGTTTGTGGGCGTGCCGTTGCTGTGGGGCGTGTCGCAAACGTTTATAAAAGCCTTGGCGCTGTTCCAATAG
- a CDS encoding molybdopterin molybdotransferase MoeA, whose product MLSVEEATRRVLTTARLLPAETVMLAEATGRTLRTDLRADRDFPPFDRVAMDGIALNFSAIQNNVLEFPIEHTQFAGQAPKPLQSPQAAVEIMTGAVLPPGTDTVVRYEDLTIDTAPNGQRIATVVVAPPHAGHNVHARAADRRQGDVLVPAGTRLGPAEIAVAATVGAATLPVTRLPRLAVVSTGDELVDITETPLAHQIRRSNTYMLQAALSATGATAEAFHFNDDPAALRQGLPGLLRGFDAVILSGGVSKGQADFLPATLRELGVEQIFHEVQQRPGKPFWFGQQAGGAVVFALPGNPVSTFVNYYRYVQPWLQCSQRPDLQPTALSYAVLAADFTFKPHITHFLNVRLEAAPDGRLMAHPQRAGGSGDLAGLLQCDGFLELPPEPELFTAGSVFPVWRFRA is encoded by the coding sequence ATGCTCTCCGTCGAAGAAGCCACCCGCCGCGTGCTCACCACTGCTCGGCTTTTGCCTGCCGAAACTGTCATGCTTGCCGAGGCCACGGGCCGCACCTTGCGCACCGACCTGCGCGCCGATCGTGATTTCCCGCCCTTCGACCGCGTTGCAATGGATGGTATCGCTTTGAATTTCAGCGCAATACAAAACAACGTTCTTGAGTTTCCAATTGAACACACCCAGTTTGCCGGACAGGCTCCCAAGCCCCTGCAAAGCCCGCAAGCTGCCGTCGAGATCATGACGGGCGCTGTGCTGCCGCCCGGCACTGATACGGTGGTCCGATACGAAGACCTTACCATCGACACCGCCCCCAACGGCCAGCGAATTGCCACCGTCGTCGTGGCCCCGCCGCATGCGGGCCACAACGTGCATGCCCGTGCTGCCGACCGCCGTCAGGGCGATGTATTGGTGCCCGCGGGTACGCGTCTTGGGCCGGCCGAAATAGCGGTGGCGGCCACGGTTGGCGCGGCTACTTTGCCGGTCACGCGTCTGCCGCGTTTGGCGGTGGTCAGCACTGGCGATGAGCTAGTAGACATCACCGAAACACCTCTTGCTCACCAGATTAGGCGCTCGAACACCTACATGCTACAGGCCGCTTTGTCGGCGACGGGTGCCACGGCTGAGGCTTTTCATTTCAACGACGACCCAGCAGCGCTGCGCCAGGGCCTACCGGGGCTGTTGCGCGGTTTTGATGCCGTAATTCTGAGCGGCGGCGTCTCGAAAGGGCAGGCCGACTTTCTGCCGGCTACGCTGCGCGAATTGGGCGTCGAACAGATTTTCCACGAGGTGCAGCAGCGGCCGGGCAAGCCGTTCTGGTTTGGGCAGCAGGCCGGGGGCGCCGTGGTATTCGCCTTGCCCGGCAATCCGGTTTCAACCTTCGTCAATTACTACCGCTACGTGCAGCCGTGGCTACAGTGTAGCCAACGCCCTGATTTACAACCTACTGCTTTATCGTATGCTGTTTTGGCTGCCGACTTCACGTTCAAGCCGCACATTACCCATTTTCTCAATGTGCGCCTCGAAGCCGCACCGGATGGCCGCCTAATGGCTCATCCGCAACGGGCCGGCGGCTCCGGTGATTTGGCCGGCTTGCTGCAATGCGATGGATTTTTGGAGTTGCCACCCGAACCGGAGCTATTCACCGCGGGCAGTGTCTTTCCGGTGTGGCGCTTTCGGGCTTAA
- the moaC gene encoding cyclic pyranopterin monophosphate synthase MoaC, whose translation MSDTSPNSKLTHLNAAGQPSMVDVGQKAVTRRVAKARSRVVLGAEILKLVQAGDLPSHKGPVFQTAILAGVMAAKKTADLIPLCHPLGLDDCQVRIEVTSHDTITIECTATVTGKTGVEMEALTGASVAALTVYDMCKALSHNILIQETRLIEKTGGKRDFHHVDE comes from the coding sequence ATGTCTGATACTTCTCCTAATTCTAAGCTTACCCATCTCAATGCCGCCGGTCAGCCCAGCATGGTCGATGTCGGTCAGAAAGCCGTAACGCGCCGCGTGGCCAAAGCCCGCAGCCGCGTTGTGCTAGGCGCCGAAATCCTGAAGTTGGTGCAGGCCGGCGACCTGCCTTCGCACAAAGGGCCGGTGTTCCAGACTGCGATTCTGGCCGGCGTGATGGCAGCCAAGAAAACGGCCGACCTCATCCCGTTGTGTCACCCGCTCGGCCTCGACGACTGCCAAGTGCGCATCGAAGTGACTTCCCACGACACCATTACCATCGAATGCACGGCCACAGTAACGGGCAAAACTGGGGTCGAAATGGAAGCCTTAACGGGGGCCTCGGTAGCTGCACTTACCGTATACGATATGTGTAAGGCCTTGTCGCACAATATTTTAATTCAGGAAACCCGCCTCATCGAAAAAACGGGCGGCAAACGCGATTTTCATCATGTCGACGAATAA
- a CDS encoding NTP transferase domain-containing protein has product MSTNNSGPAGHAKHAVLVRPEIGEFNRHELAILGAPCGKIKELVARLLPHLTPALQVAYVDADHAAGGSGLQYGAGGASAVLQAGAAAELTDKIHFRRLDVRRELDKFSQQEWLGAQSLVLVNGNHFRAKQQIIIIDPAKPLDRKLDRLTAVQLVLLSEGVTEVPAYLQGHMVDNQPVMRLADTENIAAYIREWWQQSLPPLRGLVLAGGKSQRMQTDKGRLRYHELEQREYAAQLLAAVCQDVHVSCRPDQLVDLLPGLTPLPDRFLDLGPMSGLLSAMQLDPNAAWLVVACDLPFLSEATLRHLVGHRNAGKVATAFRSPDNEFPEPLITIWEPRSYAVLLRFLGLGYSCPRKVLINSDIELLAAPAPQELRNVNTPEERKAAQQELSGKSM; this is encoded by the coding sequence ATGTCGACGAATAATTCCGGCCCCGCCGGTCATGCCAAGCACGCGGTACTGGTGCGTCCCGAAATAGGCGAGTTCAACCGGCACGAACTAGCGATTTTGGGCGCGCCGTGTGGCAAAATCAAGGAGTTGGTGGCGCGTCTGTTGCCGCACCTTACGCCTGCGTTGCAGGTCGCATACGTGGACGCCGACCACGCTGCGGGCGGCTCCGGCTTGCAATACGGGGCAGGCGGTGCCAGCGCCGTATTGCAAGCCGGAGCCGCCGCCGAGCTGACCGACAAAATTCATTTTCGGCGCCTCGACGTACGCAGGGAGCTGGACAAGTTTTCGCAGCAAGAATGGCTGGGCGCGCAGAGCTTGGTGCTGGTCAACGGCAATCACTTCCGGGCCAAGCAACAAATCATCATCATTGACCCCGCCAAGCCCCTCGACCGCAAGCTCGACCGCCTGACCGCTGTGCAACTCGTGCTTCTGAGCGAAGGCGTAACGGAAGTGCCAGCCTATCTGCAAGGGCATATGGTTGATAATCAGCCTGTCATGCGATTGGCTGATACAGAAAATATTGCAGCTTATATCCGCGAGTGGTGGCAGCAAAGCTTACCGCCTTTGCGCGGCTTGGTATTGGCTGGTGGCAAAAGTCAGCGCATGCAAACCGATAAAGGTCGTCTGCGCTACCACGAGCTAGAGCAGCGCGAATACGCCGCCCAATTGCTTGCGGCCGTGTGCCAAGACGTGCACGTTTCCTGCCGCCCCGATCAGCTTGTCGATCTGCTGCCCGGGCTTACGCCGCTGCCGGATCGCTTCCTGGATCTGGGGCCGATGAGTGGGCTACTCAGCGCCATGCAACTCGACCCAAATGCCGCGTGGCTAGTTGTGGCCTGCGACCTGCCGTTCCTCTCTGAGGCGACGTTGCGGCACCTCGTCGGGCACCGCAACGCGGGCAAAGTGGCCACCGCCTTCCGAAGTCCGGACAATGAGTTTCCGGAGCCACTGATCACGATTTGGGAGCCGCGGAGTTACGCCGTGTTGCTGCGGTTTTTGGGCTTGGGGTATTCGTGCCCGCGCAAAGTGCTAATCAACAGCGACATAGAATTGCTTGCTGCGCCTGCGCCCCAAGAGTTGCGCAACGTAAACACACCCGAAGAGCGCAAGGCTGCGCAGCAGGAACTAAGTGGTAAGAGCATGTAG
- a CDS encoding molybdenum cofactor biosynthesis protein MoaE, with product MLIELTDQPIDVAAALAAVQADGAGAVNAFIGTVRNQSTGRSVVRLEYEAYDSMAVHQMRKVAEQAQERWPMLQQIAVIHRKGTLYIGDVAVIVAVSTPHRAESFAACQYIIDTIKQVVTIWKKEFYEDGQVWVAAHP from the coding sequence ATGCTTATTGAATTAACCGATCAGCCGATTGATGTCGCCGCGGCCTTGGCCGCTGTGCAGGCCGATGGCGCGGGCGCCGTCAATGCCTTTATCGGCACGGTGCGCAACCAATCGACCGGCCGGTCCGTGGTGCGGCTCGAGTACGAAGCCTACGACAGCATGGCCGTGCACCAGATGCGCAAAGTAGCCGAACAAGCCCAGGAACGCTGGCCGATGCTGCAACAAATAGCCGTGATTCATCGCAAAGGCACGCTTTACATCGGCGACGTGGCCGTGATCGTGGCCGTTTCTACGCCGCACCGTGCCGAGTCGTTTGCCGCCTGCCAGTACATCATCGACACGATTAAGCAGGTAGTAACCATCTGGAAGAAAGAGTTTTACGAAGACGGGCAGGTTTGGGTGGCGGCGCACCCGTAA
- a CDS encoding MoaD/ThiS family protein produces MNLRIALFGITKEIVGQSQLELTAPEGQSVEQLMQQLQSTYPGLRQLTSFAVAVNNEYAATDYRLHERDEIALIPPVSGG; encoded by the coding sequence ATGAACTTACGAATTGCCTTGTTCGGCATCACAAAAGAAATTGTGGGCCAATCGCAGCTAGAGCTTACCGCACCCGAAGGCCAGTCGGTTGAGCAACTCATGCAACAGCTGCAAAGTACCTACCCCGGCCTGCGCCAGCTCACCAGCTTTGCCGTGGCCGTGAACAACGAGTACGCTGCCACCGACTACCGCCTGCACGAACGCGACGAAATTGCGCTGATTCCGCCGGTCAGCGGCGGATAA
- the moaA gene encoding GTP 3',8-cyclase MoaA, which yields MLYDNHGRPLEYVRLAVTDRCNLRCFYCMPAEGIQYLPKRELLTYEEMERVVAILAGLGVRKVRLTGGEPFVRRDLVPFIERLSQIEGIHDISLTTNGVLTAPHIPELMRLGIRTVNLSLDTLDRTRFARITRRDELPAVMDTFFALLSAGIRVKINAVVMDGQNTEDLVPLAELTRELPVDVRFIEEMPFNGGSHDAVLLPWNHVRIREHLSQHFPGLHAIPTDASATATEYAIPGHMGTVGIIAAYSRTFCGTCNRIRLTAEGGLKTCLYDQGVLDVRALLRNGSTDSEIREALVSAFQHRAANGFEAEQRRPLHQLSFESMSTIGG from the coding sequence GTGCTATACGATAACCACGGCCGTCCGCTCGAATACGTGCGGCTGGCCGTTACCGACCGCTGCAATCTGCGCTGTTTTTATTGCATGCCGGCCGAAGGTATTCAGTATCTGCCAAAACGCGAGTTGCTGACCTACGAAGAAATGGAGCGCGTAGTCGCCATTTTGGCCGGCTTGGGCGTGCGCAAAGTGCGCCTGACCGGCGGCGAACCTTTCGTGCGCCGCGACTTGGTGCCGTTTATCGAGCGCCTCAGTCAGATCGAGGGCATTCATGATATCAGCCTGACTACCAATGGGGTACTCACGGCACCCCACATTCCGGAACTGATGCGCTTGGGGATTCGCACCGTTAACCTGAGCCTCGATACGCTCGATCGTACCCGCTTTGCGCGCATTACCCGCCGCGATGAGCTGCCCGCCGTGATGGATACGTTTTTTGCGCTCTTGTCGGCTGGTATTCGGGTGAAAATCAACGCCGTCGTGATGGATGGCCAAAACACTGAAGACTTAGTGCCATTGGCCGAGCTTACCCGCGAACTTCCTGTGGATGTGCGCTTTATCGAGGAAATGCCCTTCAACGGCGGCAGCCACGATGCTGTACTGCTGCCCTGGAATCATGTGCGCATCCGCGAACACCTGAGCCAGCATTTTCCGGGCTTGCACGCCATCCCAACGGACGCGAGCGCCACAGCCACCGAATATGCCATTCCGGGTCACATGGGTACGGTGGGCATCATTGCGGCGTATTCGCGTACGTTTTGCGGCACCTGCAACCGCATCCGCCTGACGGCCGAAGGTGGCCTGAAAACGTGTCTCTACGACCAAGGCGTGCTCGACGTGCGGGCTTTATTGCGCAATGGCTCAACGGATTCCGAGATTCGGGAGGCGCTTGTTTCTGCGTTCCAGCACCGCGCTGCCAACGGCTTCGAGGCCGAGCAGCGCCGCCCGTTGCACCAGCTCAGCTTCGAGTCCATGTCCACGATCGGGGGATAG
- a CDS encoding acyltransferase family protein, protein MSTRTYFPNLDGLRTIACLAVFCCHSFFAVTREGVLESWVYRYGLNVFKNGNLGVNFFFVLSGFLITYLLLEEERQNGRYAIGAFYRRRIFRIWPLYYACVFFGFVVMRWAKTHSGQPWHEPADPMLFVTFLANFDAIFNNAEASAVNLNVLWSVAIEEQFYLVWPLLLLIFRRNRLAVFLLLIAASMAFRYVHAHEFLILYQHTFSVMSDLVMGGATAWLCFNYEGFRNWVQNWSRKSVAIGYGIGLVLIVIPQEWTITPFVVVQRVLLAFFFVFVILEQSYTTRSLWKISNNRFLSYWGTYTYGFYCLHFICIQAVLLVVRHYWTGPVNVSFVLLYSGLSLPVSGAVAWLSYRLFEQPFLRLKGRSSTAPAASTPATAPVTLALPQDASEPALGVAAQPSATPLQYK, encoded by the coding sequence TTGTCTACTCGTACTTACTTTCCCAACCTGGACGGTTTGCGTACTATAGCGTGCTTAGCAGTGTTCTGCTGCCACAGCTTTTTTGCCGTTACCAGAGAGGGCGTCTTAGAATCGTGGGTGTACCGCTACGGCCTAAACGTTTTTAAAAACGGCAACTTAGGCGTTAACTTCTTTTTCGTGCTTTCGGGCTTCCTGATCACGTATCTGCTGCTCGAAGAGGAGCGCCAGAACGGGCGCTACGCCATCGGGGCGTTCTACCGGCGACGCATCTTTCGCATCTGGCCGCTGTATTACGCATGCGTGTTTTTTGGCTTTGTGGTAATGCGGTGGGCCAAAACGCATTCGGGCCAGCCTTGGCATGAGCCAGCCGATCCTATGCTGTTCGTCACGTTCCTGGCCAACTTCGACGCCATCTTCAACAATGCAGAAGCATCGGCGGTGAACCTGAACGTGCTGTGGTCGGTGGCCATCGAGGAGCAATTTTATCTGGTGTGGCCGCTACTCCTGCTCATCTTTCGGCGCAACCGCTTGGCTGTCTTTCTGTTACTGATTGCGGCGTCGATGGCATTTCGCTACGTGCACGCCCATGAGTTCTTGATACTCTACCAGCATACGTTCTCCGTCATGTCGGACTTGGTGATGGGCGGAGCCACGGCGTGGTTGTGCTTCAACTACGAGGGGTTCCGTAACTGGGTGCAAAACTGGTCGCGCAAGAGCGTGGCCATCGGCTACGGCATTGGCTTGGTGCTGATCGTGATTCCGCAGGAATGGACCATCACGCCCTTTGTTGTGGTGCAGCGGGTGCTGCTGGCGTTTTTCTTTGTATTCGTGATTCTGGAGCAGAGCTACACCACCCGATCCCTCTGGAAAATTAGCAACAATCGTTTTCTAAGCTATTGGGGTACTTATACTTACGGCTTTTACTGCCTCCACTTTATCTGCATTCAGGCCGTGCTGCTGGTGGTACGGCATTACTGGACCGGGCCCGTTAACGTCAGCTTTGTGTTGCTGTATTCGGGCCTGTCGCTGCCGGTGAGTGGTGCGGTCGCGTGGCTGAGCTACCGTCTGTTTGAGCAGCCCTTCCTGCGGCTGAAAGGTCGTTCGTCGACGGCCCCGGCGGCATCCACGCCGGCCACTGCACCCGTTACCCTCGCGCTTCCTCAGGACGCGTCGGAGCCCGCCCTCGGCGTTGCGGCTCAACCGTCGGCTACGCCACTGCAATACAAGTAA
- a CDS encoding glycosyltransferase family 39 protein gives MPRSLPVVGSRLPVLFAVVKFATGFLSINPAYELHRDEYLYLNYGRHLAWGYLEVPPLLAAQSWVTLALGGGYFWVKFWPLLWGSLTVYVVVRLAQRLGGNTWAQLLAGCCFLFSAFSRLHLLYQPNAFEVFGFTLTTYLLVRLVQPDARPRHLYALGITLGLAVLNKYTTFFFVAALLPALFLTPLRRLLTTRSFWLAAGLGLLVCGPNLWWQVSHGLPFRHHMALLRESQLVHVSLADFWKDQLLMCFPALIVWVPGLWAALRGRPAPEARCVGILYVAGLLILSVLHGKSYYALGYYPALFSVGAVWWQATLARRPRLEWMLRPVLLAIPFLLLLPGFPYFLPAFSPSEMERLGHVPFYQKSGATRWEDGQLHPLPQDYADMLGWQELADKAWLAYQALPDSTRAATLIKCDNYGQAGAINYYNRHRAMPAATSFNGSYATWFPDPPARPYRHLLLVGEGYPHDLIPYFQSFRKVGEITNPYAREKGTTIYLGTSPSAALLDRVQRERQQALAAWQGGFGK, from the coding sequence ATGCCTCGTTCGTTGCCTGTGGTGGGCAGCCGTCTGCCGGTATTGTTTGCCGTGGTAAAGTTTGCGACGGGCTTTCTGTCGATCAACCCGGCGTACGAGCTGCACCGCGACGAATACCTGTACCTCAACTACGGCCGCCATCTGGCCTGGGGGTATCTGGAAGTGCCGCCGCTGCTGGCTGCTCAAAGCTGGGTTACGCTCGCGCTGGGCGGTGGCTACTTTTGGGTGAAATTCTGGCCTTTGCTGTGGGGTAGCCTGACAGTGTACGTGGTCGTGCGGCTTGCCCAACGGCTGGGTGGCAATACCTGGGCGCAACTGCTGGCTGGGTGCTGCTTCTTGTTCTCGGCCTTTAGCCGTTTGCACCTGCTGTATCAGCCCAATGCCTTCGAGGTATTTGGCTTTACCTTAACTACTTACCTGCTCGTGCGTCTGGTGCAGCCCGATGCTCGGCCGCGCCACCTGTACGCGCTGGGCATCACGCTGGGGCTGGCAGTGCTGAACAAATACACTACGTTTTTCTTTGTGGCGGCTTTGCTGCCTGCACTGTTCCTGACGCCGCTGCGCCGCTTGCTCACAACGCGGTCCTTCTGGCTGGCGGCAGGGCTGGGGCTACTGGTTTGCGGTCCCAACCTGTGGTGGCAGGTAAGCCACGGACTGCCGTTTCGGCACCACATGGCGCTGTTGCGTGAAAGCCAGCTGGTGCACGTTTCGCTCGCCGATTTCTGGAAAGATCAGCTCCTGATGTGCTTTCCGGCCCTTATTGTGTGGGTGCCCGGCTTGTGGGCGGCGCTGCGGGGCCGGCCGGCGCCGGAAGCACGCTGCGTGGGCATTCTCTACGTAGCAGGGCTGCTGATCCTGAGCGTGTTACACGGCAAAAGCTATTACGCGCTGGGTTACTATCCGGCCTTATTTTCGGTGGGTGCCGTATGGTGGCAGGCCACGCTGGCCCGACGGCCGCGCCTGGAATGGATGCTGCGGCCCGTACTGCTGGCGATCCCTTTTCTGCTATTGCTGCCGGGGTTCCCGTACTTCTTGCCCGCGTTTTCTCCTAGCGAAATGGAGCGGCTCGGGCACGTGCCGTTTTACCAGAAATCGGGGGCAACGCGCTGGGAAGACGGCCAACTGCACCCCCTGCCGCAAGACTACGCCGACATGCTGGGCTGGCAGGAACTAGCCGATAAGGCGTGGCTGGCCTACCAAGCCCTACCCGATTCGACGCGCGCAGCAACTCTAATCAAATGTGATAACTACGGCCAGGCAGGAGCCATTAACTACTACAACCGCCATCGGGCGATGCCAGCGGCCACCAGCTTCAACGGCAGCTACGCTACTTGGTTTCCGGACCCGCCCGCCCGGCCTTACCGGCACTTGTTGCTGGTTGGCGAAGGCTACCCCCATGACTTAATCCCTTATTTTCAGTCCTTTCGGAAAGTAGGCGAAATCACCAATCCGTACGCCCGCGAGAAGGGCACGACCATCTACTTAGGCACCAGCCCTTCGGCGGCCTTGCTGGACCGCGTTCAAAGAGAGCGTCAGCAAGCGTTGGCCGCTTGGCAAGGTGGGTTTGGTAAGTAA
- a CDS encoding putative sulfate/molybdate transporter, with protein sequence MPLTASPPLRRLIRFDRNELAGAFGDLGTDLPLIIGVIAASGMDSASVLVMFGLMQVFSGLWYGLPMPVQPLKAFAALVIAQKIPGRVIYGGGLAIGVSMLVLAATGLIDALARLVPKPVIRGIQFGLALQLATLALKDYVPADGLGGYALAAAAFTATVALLGNRRWPAALVVIALGVIYALIFKLDLATAQKAFAFHGPSWHTPSRADILTGAVLLALPQIPLSLGNSILATKQVLHDHFPERHITVRQISFTYALMNLVNPFLGGFPVCHGSGGLAGHYAFGARTGGSVVLYGGLFLVLGLFFSQGFAQVVQIFPLPVLGVLLLFEALTLAALLRDIAGTRADLLVALLVGLLCAGLPYGYLVGLVVGTTIYYAMRRGWVGIGK encoded by the coding sequence ATGCCGCTTACTGCTTCTCCCCCATTACGCCGCCTCATTCGCTTCGACCGCAACGAGCTGGCCGGGGCTTTCGGCGACCTGGGCACGGACTTGCCGTTGATTATCGGCGTGATCGCGGCCTCGGGCATGGACAGCGCCAGCGTCTTGGTCATGTTTGGGTTGATGCAGGTGTTTTCGGGGCTGTGGTACGGCTTGCCCATGCCGGTGCAGCCGCTCAAGGCGTTTGCGGCGCTGGTAATCGCCCAAAAAATTCCGGGACGCGTCATCTATGGCGGCGGCTTGGCCATTGGCGTCAGCATGTTGGTGCTGGCCGCTACGGGTCTTATTGATGCACTGGCGCGCCTAGTACCAAAGCCGGTAATTCGTGGGATTCAGTTTGGCCTGGCCTTACAGCTCGCTACGCTGGCTCTAAAAGACTACGTGCCCGCCGACGGACTAGGAGGCTATGCGCTGGCCGCGGCGGCTTTCACCGCGACGGTTGCGCTGCTGGGCAATCGGCGTTGGCCGGCCGCGTTAGTTGTTATTGCTCTGGGAGTTATCTACGCACTGATCTTTAAGCTGGACTTGGCCACCGCCCAGAAAGCCTTTGCGTTTCATGGGCCCAGCTGGCATACGCCTTCCCGCGCCGACATCCTGACGGGGGCCGTGCTGCTGGCCTTACCCCAGATTCCGCTGTCGTTGGGCAACTCCATTTTGGCCACCAAACAGGTACTGCACGACCACTTTCCGGAGCGCCACATTACGGTGCGGCAGATCAGCTTCACCTACGCCCTCATGAATTTGGTGAATCCCTTCCTGGGCGGGTTTCCGGTGTGCCATGGGTCGGGAGGCTTGGCGGGGCACTACGCGTTTGGGGCCCGCACGGGCGGCTCGGTGGTGTTGTACGGCGGCTTGTTTTTGGTGCTGGGCCTGTTTTTCAGCCAAGGCTTCGCGCAGGTCGTCCAGATATTTCCGCTGCCGGTGTTGGGGGTACTGCTGTTGTTCGAAGCCCTGACGCTGGCAGCTCTGCTGCGCGACATCGCCGGCACCCGCGCCGATTTGCTGGTGGCGCTGCTCGTGGGCCTGCTGTGCGCCGGCTTGCCGTATGGCTACTTGGTAGGCTTGGTAGTGGGTACCACTATTTACTACGCCATGCGCCGCGGCTGGGTAGGCATCGGAAAGTAA
- the moeB gene encoding molybdopterin-synthase adenylyltransferase MoeB yields MVLTSLEQQRYRRHLQLPEIGETGQLALQAARVLVVGAGGLGCPVLQYLAAAGVGTLGIADADHVEISNLQRQILYGAADVGRSKAEAAAEVVHRLNPLVRHEAYPYRVDRATVRELVAKYDVVVDGTDNFPTRYLLNDACVSLGKPLISGAIYKFEGQVSVFNYQGGPTYRCLFPQPPSAAEAPNCDATGVLGVLPGIIGCAQATETLKVILNLGEVLSGRLWVFDALTFQTRALRFPRHPERALVNLDTADQADYAELCQPVFAAITARELQAQLASATPPFLLDVREADEYALVHLAGATLVPLQKLAEMAARLPRHHPVVVYCHHGGRSAKAIQLLHSTLGFNNLTNLTGGIHAWATEVDPTMPQY; encoded by the coding sequence ATGGTGCTTACTTCCCTCGAACAGCAACGCTACCGCCGCCATTTGCAGCTTCCCGAAATCGGGGAGACCGGGCAACTGGCCCTGCAAGCCGCGCGGGTGCTGGTGGTGGGCGCGGGCGGCTTGGGCTGCCCGGTGCTGCAATACCTGGCCGCGGCCGGCGTGGGCACGCTCGGCATTGCCGACGCCGACCACGTGGAAATCAGCAACTTACAGCGCCAGATCCTGTACGGCGCCGCCGACGTGGGCCGCTCCAAAGCCGAAGCGGCGGCCGAAGTAGTTCATCGCCTCAATCCGCTGGTGCGCCATGAAGCCTACCCGTACCGCGTCGATCGGGCAACGGTGCGCGAGCTGGTAGCCAAGTACGACGTGGTAGTCGACGGCACCGACAACTTCCCGACCCGCTACCTGCTCAACGACGCCTGCGTCAGCCTGGGCAAGCCGCTGATCTCGGGCGCCATTTACAAATTCGAAGGCCAGGTTTCGGTGTTTAATTACCAGGGCGGCCCCACATACCGATGCCTGTTTCCGCAGCCGCCTTCGGCCGCCGAAGCGCCCAACTGCGACGCGACCGGTGTGCTGGGCGTGTTACCGGGCATCATTGGCTGCGCCCAAGCCACTGAAACCCTGAAGGTTATCCTAAACCTGGGCGAAGTCCTCAGCGGCAGGCTTTGGGTGTTCGATGCGCTGACCTTTCAGACGCGGGCATTGCGTTTTCCGCGCCACCCCGAGCGCGCGCTCGTCAACCTCGATACGGCCGACCAAGCTGATTACGCCGAGCTGTGTCAGCCGGTATTCGCCGCCATCACGGCGCGGGAGCTGCAAGCGCAGTTGGCCTCGGCCACGCCGCCGTTTCTGCTCGACGTGCGCGAGGCCGATGAGTATGCGCTGGTGCATTTGGCCGGCGCCACGTTGGTACCTTTGCAAAAGCTCGCGGAAATGGCCGCCCGACTGCCGCGCCATCATCCGGTGGTCGTGTACTGCCATCACGGCGGCCGCAGCGCCAAAGCTATTCAGTTACTACACAGCACGTTAGGCTTCAATAACCTAACCAACCTTACGGGCGGTATTCATGCCTGGGCTACTGAAGTAGACCCAACGATGCCGCAGTATTGA